A genomic segment from Coregonus clupeaformis isolate EN_2021a unplaced genomic scaffold, ASM2061545v1 scaf1605, whole genome shotgun sequence encodes:
- the LOC121538466 gene encoding 6-phosphofructo-2-kinase/fructose-2,6-bisphosphatase 2-like yields PLTPRDLSFIQVINVGRSFLVNRVQDYIQSKIVYYLMNIHVHSHSLYLCRHGESDHNVEGRIGGDAMLSVQGKKFAGALKGFVEEHGLSDLKVWTSQLRRTIQTAEELGVPYEQWKILNEIDAGVCEEMTYELIEETYPEEFSLRDQDKYHYRYPGGESYQDLVQRLEPVIMELERQGNVLVICHQAVMRCLLAYFLDKSADDLPFLKCPLHTVLKLTPVAYGCKVDMFDLKVKAVNTHRDRPLAKVRNDVDPTTFLRRNSFTPLSSHDQVKRPRLYSAGNPPQSRRPLAPFLPSMQSFEDPEGAEFAQSQESLNCFSPGDAEDAVHS; encoded by the exons cctctgacccctaggGACCTGTCCTTCATCCAGGTCATCAACGTGGGCCGGAGCTTCCTGGTCAACAGGGTGCAGGACTACATCCAGAGCAAGATCGTGTACTACCTTATGAACATCCACGTGCACTCTCACTCCCTCTACCTGTGTCGACACGGAGAGAGCGACCACAACGTGGAGGGACGCATCGGGGGCGACGCAATGCTGTCTGTTCAAGGGAAAAAG TTTGCTGGAGCGCTAAAGGGTTTTGTGGAGGAGCATGGTCTGTCAGACCTAAAGGTGTGGACCAGCCAGCTGAGGCGGACCATCCAGACTGCTGAGGAGCTCGGGGTGCCCTACGAGCAGTGGAAGATACTCAACGAGATTGATGCC GGTGTGTGTGAGGAGATGACCTATGAGTTAATTGAGGAAACCTACCCTGAGGAGTTTTCCCTGAGAGACCAGGACAAGTACCACTACCGCTACCCAGGAGGAGAG tCCTACCAGGACCTAGTGCAGAGGTTAGAGCCGGTCATCATGGAGCTGGAGAGACAAGGCAACGTGCTGGTCATCTGCCACCAGGCTGTCATGCGATGCCTGCTTGCTTACTTCCTGGATAAGAGTGCAG ATGACCTGCCCTTCTTGAAGTGTCCCCTCCACACGGTTCTAAAGCTCACCCCTGTGGCTTATG GTTGTAAAGTGGACATGTTTGACCTGAAAGTGAAGGCTGTGAACACTCACCGGGATAGGCCATTA GCGAAAGTCCGTAATGACGTCGATCCCACCACATTCCTCCGAAGGAACAGTTTCACCCCGCTGTCCAGTCACGACCAGGTGAAGCGACCGCGCCTCTACAGCGCTGGCAACCCACCTCAATCTCGACGCCCCCTGGCCCCCTTTCTACCCAGCATGCAGTCCTTCGAGGACCCTGAGGGAGCAGAGTTTGCACAAAGCCAA GAGTCTCTCAACTGCTTCAGCCCAGGAGACGCAGAAGATGCTGTCCATAGTTGA
- the LOC121537519 gene encoding complement receptor type 1, which produces MNLGYNIVFFLSIAIHPSAQVPSECGAPPSFPHMQVRDKYLRQNIFSNGEKVLYRCAEGYTQYRGIRSIMCEAGKWTKLSMKCEKKICGSAGELFNGHFDYKGASFGDKAYAVCNEGFTLKGVEYRMCKDSGWSGEIPTCEVGGEPQVLPAEVTCPDPSIANGVKLSEAVSVYRVRDSVTFTCSKGFLLTGAQQLTCGPDGQWQPQLPLCQASNDITQSSKPDGRCGVPRYLPNAHLSDRYITQTDFGPGERVSYSCALGYMRKRGTYYSTCVSGKWTPVTLRCERKSCGSAGEISYGNFVYTGVEFGDTATGVCNEGYQLVGRDVRNCMSDGWDGRVPICEAVQCAELPEVVNGETNGYLEPPYFYSTVIGYRCRVGTLIGAREIYCTKNGTWSDPPPKCKGAW; this is translated from the exons ATGAATCTGGGGTATAATATCGTGTTCTTTTTATCAATTGCCATACATCCCTCAG cTCAAGTTCCATCGGAATGTGGTGCGCCGCCGTCCTTTCCACACATGCAAGTCAGGGACAAATACCTGAGACAAAACATATTCAGCAATGGAGAAAAAGTCCTCTACAGATGCGCTGAGGGCTACACTCAGTACAGAGGCATTCGCTCTATCATGTGTGAAGCTGGAAAATGGACAAAGTTATCCATGAAGTGTGAAA AGAAAATATGTGGATCTGCTGGGGAGTTGTTCAATGGACACTTTGATTATAAAGGGGCTTCGTTCGGGGACAAGGCGTATGCAGTGTGCAATGAGGG GTTTACACTGAAGGGGGTGGAATACAGAATGTGTAAAGACTCTGGCTGGAGTGGAGAGATTCCCACTTGTGAAG TGGGAGGTGAACCACAAGTGCTTCCAGCAGAAGTGACTTGCCCTGATCCTTCCATAGCCAACGGTGTGAAGCTGAGTGAGGCTGTCTCGGTGTACAGGGTCAGAGACTCAGTGACCTTCACCTGCTCTAAGGGTTTCCTCCTGACTGGAGCCCAGCAGCTCACCTGTGGACCAGATGGCCAGTGGCAGCCCCAGCTCCCACTCTGTCAGGCCTCTAATGATATAACTCAAAGCTCCAAGCCTGATG GCAGATGTGGAGTGCCACGGTACCTCCCCAACGCACACCTTTCTGACAGGTATATAACACAGACAGACTTTGGTCCTGGTGAACGGGTCAGTTACAGTTGTGCCTTGGGATACATGAGAAAAagaggcacttactatagtaccTGTGTCAGTGGGAAGTGGACGCCAGTAACTCTGAGATGTGAAC GCAAATCATGTGGATCGGCTGGAGAGATCTCTTATGGTAATTTCGTCTATACCGGTGTAGAGTTTGGGGATACAGCCACAGGGGTTTGTAATGAGGG GTATCAACTGGTTGGACGGGATGTAAGAAATTGCATGTCTGATGGCTGGGATGGGCGTGTTCCGATCTGTGAAG CTGTGCAGTGTGCTGAACTTCCTGAGGTGGTAAATGGAGAGACAAATGGCTATTTGGAACCACCTTACTTTTACAGCACTGTGATTGGCTATCGATGTCGTGTAGGGACACTAATTGGAGCGAGGGAGATCTACTGTACCAAAAATGGGACATGGAGTGATCCACCTCCAAAGTGCAAAG GGGCGTGGTGA